A region from the Wolbachia endosymbiont of Folsomia candida genome encodes:
- a CDS encoding DUF2163 domain-containing protein: protein MQTTLKNHLSEELLTVSTCWKLTLASEKIMGFTDYDEDLNIDNVMYKSSSGFTASSIILNTNLKSDNLEIEGILNSDDIKQEDVLSGKYDFANIEIFLVNYKNLSQGTMNLYSGTFGKITLNSGRFIVEIRGLSAKLL, encoded by the coding sequence ATGCAAACAACACTAAAAAATCACTTATCTGAAGAATTACTTACTGTTTCTACATGCTGGAAATTAACACTTGCCAGTGAAAAAATAATGGGATTCACTGACTATGATGAAGACTTAAATATCGATAATGTAATGTATAAATCTTCAAGCGGATTTACAGCAAGTAGCATAATACTAAATACCAACTTAAAAAGCGATAATCTAGAAATTGAAGGAATATTAAATAGTGATGACATTAAGCAAGAAGATGTTTTATCAGGCAAATATGACTTTGCAAATATTGAAATTTTTCTTGTAAATTATAAAAACTTAAGTCAAGGGACAATGAATCTATATTCAGGAACTTTTGGTAAAATAACATTAAATAGTGGAAGATTTATCGTTGAGATTAGAGGGCTCTCAGCAAAGCTCCTATGA
- a CDS encoding type II toxin-antitoxin system RelE/ParE family toxin has translation MYLEKVLEKDFLILPPTIRLRVKKAIDERLRIDPIGLGEPLRHSFKGHRRLRVGDYRILYRIDKLEHTVIITEIGHRKDIYE, from the coding sequence ATCTATTTAGAAAAAGTTCTTGAGAAGGATTTTCTTATTTTACCACCAACAATAAGGTTAAGAGTTAAAAAAGCTATAGATGAGCGGCTTAGAATTGACCCAATTGGCCTTGGTGAGCCATTGCGCCATAGCTTTAAAGGGCACAGAAGATTAAGAGTAGGCGATTATCGGATTCTTTATAGGATAGATAAATTGGAACACACAGTAATTATCACAGAAATAGGGCACAGAAAAGATATTTATGAATAA
- a CDS encoding ankyrin repeat domain-containing protein: MNNIDSLQALFHLITGSNSKEEILKIIRQRKINIDAQDEKGNSLLHHAAKEGRITEVELLLELGIYTALRDTDGKVALEILLDNIQDVNSKTIEIVQILLECAAIDFEEDCIVDGIDNKLQFGKNFLEYAVVSNDVKFAKLLVKCGAKTGISTKNKQGKNLLIQLIEAEGIDKERIKRDSKSSCESHFSTFDNSFIKLLIERGLDINDRDGCKLTALHQAVSYGFDINTIELLLELGADVNAKDEDGVTPLHIAASLGGDNKELINLLIDYGADINARTTTLGHDAIHVAIKCNNIENIRVLLKRGANIESKDKNQFTLLLTAIDSYLNFYKDMATNGPDVIKYLLSKNADIAAEDINGQTGLFYLARANDLPVTKLLIDKYNGNTKKLINKKSKVGYDAVDVALEQDNKKFISLLISLGADVDGIDLSGGTRLHRAIMDDNACEVELLLSLKASVNAKDNNGNTPLHIAIQEASSPKIVNMLLKKGADINICNLKGIDPIGELCCKMQNPNNKQNKLQNNLNECFMRHIQDQYNKDYLHYFQLSGGIYLTGIAYMLLFVSTLPLVITAIVLFAGAVMLSSCFNQWKSSESHYRKVEHRLQEVTSRAVIATAASFGENEKVDCNQNFECIPDQNFRHPPSKKLEEVEIENISQANIRQIVAG; this comes from the coding sequence ATGAACAATATTGATAGTTTGCAAGCTTTATTTCATTTAATCACTGGAAGTAATAGTAAAGAAGAAATTTTGAAAATCATTCGTCAAAGAAAAATCAATATTGATGCTCAAGATGAGAAAGGAAATAGCTTATTACATCATGCAGCAAAAGAGGGACGTATTACTGAAGTTGAGTTGCTTTTAGAATTAGGTATTTATACTGCGCTAAGGGATACAGACGGAAAAGTCGCTTTGGAGATCCTACTAGATAATATTCAGGATGTTAACAGTAAAACTATAGAGATAGTTCAGATCTTACTAGAGTGTGCAGCAATAGATTTCGAAGAAGACTGCATAGTTGATGGAATTGATAATAAATTACAATTTGGTAAAAATTTTCTAGAATATGCAGTAGTGAGTAATGATGTAAAATTTGCCAAGTTACTAGTAAAATGTGGAGCGAAAACAGGCATTAGCACAAAAAACAAACAAGGGAAAAACTTGTTAATTCAGTTAATAGAGGCTGAAGGCATAGATAAAGAGAGAATTAAACGTGATTCTAAATCTTCATGTGAATCACATTTCTCTACGTTTGATAATTCGTTTATAAAATTACTGATCGAAAGGGGATTAGACATAAATGACCGCGATGGGTGTAAATTGACTGCATTACATCAAGCTGTCAGTTATGGCTTTGATATAAACACCATTGAATTGCTTTTAGAGCTTGGTGCTGATGTTAATGCCAAGGACGAAGACGGAGTTACTCCATTGCACATAGCTGCTTCACTTGGAGGGGACAATAAAGAGCTAATAAATTTACTCATAGATTATGGTGCAGATATTAATGCAAGAACTACTACACTTGGACATGATGCAATTCATGTAGCAATAAAGTGTAATAATATAGAGAATATAAGAGTTCTGCTGAAAAGAGGAGCAAATATAGAATCTAAAGATAAAAATCAATTTACACTGTTACTAACAGCTATTGATTCTTACTTAAATTTTTATAAGGACATGGCAACTAATGGACCCGATGTTATAAAATACTTACTCAGTAAAAATGCTGATATTGCTGCAGAGGATATAAATGGTCAGACTGGTTTGTTTTACCTTGCCAGAGCAAATGATTTACCAGTAACAAAACTGCTTATCGATAAATACAATGGAAACACGAAAAAACTTATCAATAAAAAAAGTAAGGTGGGATATGACGCTGTTGACGTCGCACTTGAACAAGATAACAAAAAATTTATTTCACTTTTAATTTCGTTGGGTGCAGATGTTGATGGAATTGATTTGAGTGGAGGTACTAGACTCCATAGGGCAATAATGGATGATAATGCTTGTGAGGTGGAATTACTGTTATCGCTTAAAGCAAGCGTAAATGCTAAAGACAACAATGGAAACACTCCATTACATATAGCAATACAAGAAGCAAGCAGTCCAAAAATAGTAAATATGCTACTCAAAAAAGGAGCAGATATAAACATTTGCAATCTTAAAGGTATAGATCCCATAGGTGAATTGTGTTGTAAAATGCAAAATCCAAACAATAAACAAAATAAACTTCAAAATAATCTTAATGAATGCTTCATGAGGCACATACAGGACCAATACAATAAAGATTACTTGCATTACTTTCAGCTCAGTGGCGGAATATACTTAACAGGAATAGCTTATATGCTTCTTTTTGTTAGCACTTTACCACTAGTGATTACAGCAATAGTGCTGTTTGCTGGAGCAGTAATGCTATCGTCGTGCTTTAATCAATGGAAAAGCTCAGAATCACACTACAGAAAAGTAGAGCATAGACTGCAAGAAGTTACGAGTAGGGCAGTGATAGCTACAGCAGCAAGCTTTGGAGAAAACGAAAAGGTTGATTGTAATCAGAATTTTGAGTGTATACCTGATCAAAATTTTAGGCATCCACCTAGTAAGAAACTAGAAGAAGTAGAAATAGAGAATATAAGTCAAGCTAATATACGACAAATAGTCGCTGGATGA
- a CDS encoding type II secretion system protein GspD, translated as MTIFKRLTLFCIIFITSCTHLTTKQHNKEYANIDNEDHYHDKSAHDSLLGQYKNNLPLLEDNEPAVPEIIPLPIEFPDLTTSSQLISINVSEEVSVKDLLVEIGKLSDINLDIDPKVSGNIILKLKDKNINEVIKNIAQSAKLRYSVENDVIRIEQDLPYAQNYYVDFLNIQHSAQSSFVISNNINDSEGNRNDKGSNNVMSSKYSSDLWNSLEKGLNTIMDVNGVDDGEFLSSNKETGVIILNARKGIHKAVEEYVNKVKELASSQVMIEAKVVEVVLDDKYLSGVNMNDLRDSARSTINQDNSLVNLAMNFGDGNLGNLVKNLDKFGTSTVISSPRVHAINNQQAMISFTKNHIYFTSDMQKSTNHVLITKMNSIPIGIVLIIHPSINIDTNEIFMDIHPTLSRINGYTKDPGIEHIAQQSKTKLNSDIPIVEIREMNSMLKIKSGEIMVIGGLIEHREDKQSFKATLRQKSKRLANNIRTVETVIFLKATIVPTFGLLDKKDKNLYVLNH; from the coding sequence ATGACCATCTTCAAACGTTTAACGCTCTTTTGTATTATTTTTATTACTTCCTGTACACACCTTACTACTAAACAACACAATAAGGAATATGCTAATATAGATAATGAGGATCATTATCATGATAAAAGTGCGCATGATTCTTTACTTGGGCAATATAAAAATAATTTACCTCTTTTGGAGGATAATGAACCTGCAGTGCCAGAAATTATACCTTTACCAATAGAGTTTCCTGATCTTACAACTAGTAGTCAGCTTATTTCTATTAATGTCAGTGAAGAGGTATCAGTAAAGGACCTATTGGTTGAAATAGGAAAGCTTTCTGATATTAACTTGGATATAGATCCAAAGGTCTCAGGTAACATTATTTTAAAACTTAAAGACAAGAATATAAATGAGGTGATTAAAAATATAGCTCAAAGTGCTAAGCTACGCTATTCAGTGGAAAACGATGTAATTAGAATTGAACAGGATCTGCCATATGCACAAAATTATTATGTGGACTTCCTTAATATTCAACATTCTGCGCAAAGTAGTTTTGTTATAAGTAACAATATTAATGATAGTGAAGGAAATAGAAATGATAAAGGCTCTAATAATGTTATGAGCTCTAAGTATAGTAGTGATTTATGGAATTCCCTAGAAAAAGGCTTGAATACAATAATGGATGTTAACGGAGTAGATGACGGTGAATTCCTTTCATCCAACAAAGAAACAGGCGTTATCATTCTCAACGCTAGGAAGGGTATTCATAAAGCTGTTGAAGAGTATGTTAATAAAGTCAAAGAGCTAGCATCTTCTCAAGTAATGATAGAAGCGAAGGTAGTTGAAGTTGTGTTGGATGACAAATATCTTTCTGGCGTTAACATGAATGATTTACGTGATAGTGCCAGATCTACAATTAATCAAGATAATTCTCTTGTTAACCTAGCAATGAACTTTGGTGATGGTAATTTAGGAAATTTGGTAAAAAATTTAGATAAATTTGGCACTTCAACTGTAATCTCAAGCCCTAGAGTACATGCTATAAATAATCAGCAAGCAATGATTTCATTTACTAAAAACCATATCTATTTTACTTCTGATATGCAAAAAAGTACTAATCATGTTTTAATCACTAAAATGAACAGCATACCAATAGGTATTGTGCTAATAATCCATCCAAGCATTAATATTGATACTAACGAAATATTTATGGATATACACCCAACTTTATCAAGAATTAATGGCTACACTAAAGATCCAGGTATAGAGCATATTGCACAGCAGAGTAAAACGAAATTAAATAGCGATATCCCAATTGTTGAAATCAGAGAAATGAACTCAATGCTAAAAATTAAGAGTGGTGAAATTATGGTAATCGGCGGACTCATAGAACATAGAGAAGATAAGCAAAGTTTTAAAGCTACTTTGCGTCAGAAGTCAAAAAGACTAGCGAATAACATTAGAACAGTAGAAACAGTCATCTTTTTAAAGGCAACAATCGTTCCAACGTTTGGTTTGCTAGATAAAAAAGATAAAAACTTGTATGTGTTAAATCATTAG